Genomic DNA from Streptococcus uberis:
GTACTCAATCAAGAACCGTATTCTCTTCTAGGGTAAACTTAACATTATCTTCAATCCATTGACGACGAGGGGCAGCCTTATCCCCCATTAAAACAGAGACACGACGCTCGGCACGCGCTAAATCATCAATGGTAACACGAATCAAAGTTCTGGTTTCAGGATCCATTGTAGTTTCCCATAATTGATCTGCATTCATTTCACCAAGACCTTTATAGCGTTGAAGCATAGCACCCTTACCAAACTCTTTACGCAAGTCTTCAAGCTCCCCATCTGTCCAAGCATAAGCCACTTTTTCCGTTTTCCCTTTCCCTTTAGCCATTTTGTACAAAGGCGGTAATGCGATATAAACATGGCCTTCTTCAACTAGTGGTCGCATATAACGGTAAAAGAAGGTTAAAAGCAAGGTTTGAATATGAGCACCATCCGTATCGGCATCGGTCATAATAATAATTTTATCGTAGTTAATATCATCAATAGCGAAATCAGCACCAACACCTGCACCAATTGTATGGACCATGGTATTAATTTCTTCGTTTTTGAGAATATCAGCCATCTTGGCCTTCTCTGTATTTAAGACTTTCCCACGTAAAGGTAAAATGGCTTGGAATTTCCGATCTCGACCTTGTTTAGCTGAACCGCCGGCAGAATCCCCTTCGACTAAGTAAAGCTCATTTTTCTTAGCATTTTTAGATTGGGCTGGGGTCAATTTTCCAGACAACAAGCCCTTATCTTTTTTATTCTTCTTACCGTTGCGTGACTCGTCTCGTGCCTTACGAGCAGCTTCGCGAGCGTCACGAGCTTTAATAGCTTTACGGACTAAGTTCGTCGCTAATTCACCATTCTCTAAAAGGAAGAAAGTCAGTTTCTCAGATACAATACCATCAACTACAGGGCGAGCCAAAGGACTGCCAAGCTTATCCTTTGTTTGCCCTTCAAATTGTAAATGTTGCTCAGGTACTAATATGGAAAGGACGGCAGATAAGCCTTCACGGTAATCTGAACCTTCTAAATTTTTATCTTTTTCTTTTAAAAGATTGGTTTTACGGGCATAGTCATTCATGACTTTAGTGATAGCAGATTTCAAACCCGTTTCGTGACTACCACCATCTTTAGTACGCACATTGTTTACAAAAGATAGGATATTGTCTGAAAAGCCATCATTGTATTGAAGGGCAACTTGAACTTGAAAATCTTGGTCTTCTCCTTCAATGTAAATGACAGGAGTCAGAGTTTCTTTATCTTCATTAAGGTACTCAACAAAGTCTTGAACACCATTTTCATAATGGAATTCTTCAACTTGTGGCTCTTCACCTCTTAAATCCGTCAATGACATGCGAACGTCTTTTAAAAGGAATGCTGATTCTTTAAGCCGCTCTGCTATGGTATTAAATTTGAAATCTGTCGTTGAAAAGATGCTATCGTCTGGCATAAAGGTGACTGTGGTCCCAGTCTTGCTTTTTGCTGCAGTACCAATTTTCTTTAAGGTAGTAACAGGCTTACCACCGTCTTCAAAGCGCTGCTTATAAACCGAACCGTCCCGAGTAATTTCAACTTCTAACCATTTGGATAAGGCATTAACCACGGAAGATCCAACACCATGGAGACCTCCAGAAGTTTTATACCCCCCTTGTCCAAATTTTCCTCCTGCGTGAAGAACCGTAAAGATTACTTGTACGGTTGGAATTCCCATGGCATGCTTCCCTGTAGGCATACCACGTCCACTATCTGCCACGCTAACAGAACCGTCTTTATTTATGGTTACTTTTATCTCATTCCCAAAACCTGATAATGCCTCATCTACTGCATTATCAACGATTTCCCAAATGAGATGGTGTAATCCAGTTGCATCTGTTGAACCGATGTACATCCCCGGTCTTTTTCGAACCGCATCAAGTCCTTCTAAGACTTGGATGGCATCGTCATTATAATTCGTAATGCTTATTTCTTTTTTAGCCAAGAGTGACCTCCAGATTTTTTCATCCTTTTAATCTTACAAGTTTTTTTCAGATTTTGCAAAATTATTTTTTGATTTCCTCCGAAAATCTGATGACTTTCACGGCTCATTGTGCACCTTTATGGTATAATATGGAATATGAAAATAACATTACTCATTATCATTGCCTACTTGTTAGGCTCAATTCCAACCGGATTATGGATTGGACTCTATTTCTATAAAATCAATCTTCGTGAACACGGTTCTGGTAATACCGGTACGACCAATACCTTTCGTATTTTAGGAGTAAAAGCGGGTCTGATAACCCTATTTGTGGATATTTTAAAAGGAACTATCTCAACAATCTTACCACTTCTTCTTGGTGTGCATAGCATATCACCTATTTTGATTGGTTTTTTTGCTGTATTAGGTCATACCTTCCCACTATTTGCTCAATTTAAAGGAGGAAAAGCTGTTGCAACCAGCGCCGGTGTTCTACTTGGTTTTGCACCACTATTTTTCCTCTTTTTGGCCGTCGTTTTTGTTCTAATATTATACCTCTTTAGCATGATTTCATTGTCTAGCATATTGACTGCCGTCGTCGCTGTTATTATGGTTTCTTTGTCACCTTATTTCGGCTTTTTGATACCACATCGCGACCTCGTCTTTGTCCTGACAGTTCTCATGCTAGCTAGTATCATCATCTACCGCCACATGGATAACATCAAACGCATTCTTGCTAAAAAAGAAAATCTTGTTCCTTGGGGACTCAATCTCTTAAAACAAGCAAAATAAATCATCCCTCTTCGTATGGAAGAGGGACTTTTTTAATCTTGAAAAACGACTTGACCATCACAAATAGTGTAATGGACTTTCCCTTTTAGTAAGTCACCTATAAAGGGTGAATTACTTGCTTTTGAAGCAAATTTGTCTGTCATCAAACGATCTGCATCAGGATCAAAAATCACCAAATCTGCAGGACCATTTTCCGCCAAATAACCCGCATCAAATTCATAAAGCGAAGCTGGGTTAATAGTCATTTTCTCCAGTAACTCCATTAAGGATAAATGCCCTTCGGCCACCAGATGGGTAATCCCTAAAGAAAGAGAGGTTTCAAGCCCAGTCATGCCAGAGGGAGCCTGACAGATATCAGCAACAGCTTTTTCAGACTGATGATGAGGGGCATGATCTGTCGCAATGACGGAAATAACACCTGATTTCAAACCTTCAATAACAGCCAATCGATCGCTTTCACGACGTAAAGGGGGATTCATCTTGGCATTAGCGCCTGCCAGTAAGAGCAAATCTTCCGTTTTCGAAAAATGTTGAGGAGCTACTTCAGCCGATACATGAGCACCTAAAGATTGGGCAAAGGCAACTACCTTAACCGATTCCGCCTTCGATAAATGCTGAATATGCACATGGGCTTGGCAATCATAGGCAATCATGACATCACGCGCAATCATACTGTATTCAGCAACACCAGTCGCCCCACAAAAATGAAAAGCCCGCTCTGCAATATCCTCATTAATCCCCAAAATACCGTTAAGTTGCGGATCTTCTTCATGCAAAGAGATAAAGCTTCCTTCCTTCTTGGCTAAAAGCAGTGCCTCCTTCAACACTTTAGAGCTTTCCAAAGGAATGCCATCATCAGAAAAACCAACAGCTCCCGCCTCCAGCAAAGCTTTAAAATCCGTTACCGTTTCGCCATCGAAATGGCGAGTCACACTAGCATTGGCATAAATATGAATAGCTTCTTTTGCTGCGCTTTCCAAAACTTGAGCCAAAACATCGCAATCGGAAATGACGGGATTGGTATTTGCCATCATAACAACACTTGTGACCCCACCTGCTGCTGCCGCTAAAGCACCCGTATGGATATCTTCTTTGTGGGTTTGACCAGGCTCTCTAAAATGAACATGAATATCCACCAGACCAGGAGCGACAACTAAACCGGTAGCATCAATCACCTGATCCGCAGCTAGATTTATACGATCAGCAATTTGTAGAATACTTTTACCCTCTACTAAAATATCCGCTTTTTGATCAAATCCCGTTTTAGGATCCATAACACGACCATTTTTAATTAATAATGTCATTTGATTCCTTTCTCGCTACTGTAACCAATCAATCGGCTCTAATTGATTTTCTTTTAGGAAGGCATTGCATTTTGAAAAGGGACGACTGCCAAAGAAGCCTCTATAAGCCGACAAAGGGCTAGGATGAGCACTTTCAATCACCAAATGCTTGGGATTGGTAATGAATGCTTTCTTTTTACGGGCAAAGCCTCCCCAAAGGATAAAGACCACTGGGCTTTCTTTTGCATTAGCAAGTTGAATAACAGCATCTGTAAAAGGTTCCCAAATCAATCCTGCATGAGCATTGGCTTGGTGTTCTGGTACGGTTAAGCAAGCATTAAGCAATAAAACCCCTTGTTTAGCCCAGGAAGTTAAATCATGATGATCTCGTTTGCCAATATCCTCTGATAACTCTTTTAAAATATTTTGTAAAGAAGGTGGGGCTGCAATAGAGTCAGGAACTGAAAAGGATAAGCCTTGGGCTTGTCCAGGACCATGATAAGGGTCTTGTCCCAGAATTAAGACTTTTAAGTCTTCATATGGGGTTTCGGTTAAGGCCTTAAAAATATGCTCTCGCTTTGGATAAACTCTACCTTGACTATAAACCTGGTCAAGGAATTGGTTGATACGAGCAAAGTAATCAGGAGGTAGGCTCTCCTTAATTTTTCGGTGCCAAGTTGAATGTTCCATAAATCACCTTTCTATCACATGAATTCCAGTCAATCACTTGGCTCTATTTTAACATAAAGCAAAAAGAAAACCCTAGAAAAATAAGATTTCTAGGGAAAATATTCGTTTTTTATCCTTATGTTGGAATGCGTAACCTGTCTTCTAAGTAGGATTGAAATCTTTCAAAGAGATAACAAAGAACCCAATAAATGAAAGCTACCAATATATACATGGACATGTAATCCCATTCTCTACCACCAACTATTTTGGCATTTTGAAAAATGTCTGGAACTGTAATCATTGCGGCTAAAGACGAACTTTTAATCATATCAACCACTACATTACCAAGCGGAGGAATGGCTATTCTAAGAGCTTGAGGAAGAATCACTTTTTGAATAACACGCTTCTTACTGATACCTAAAGCTTGAGCTGCCTCCCATTGACCATGATCTACCGCATTAATGGAAGATCTGAAAATTTCAGATATATAGGCTGAACTAACCAAAGAAAAACCAATATAGGCACATAATAGGGCTGGCAACTGGAGATTAAAATAGGGCATGCCAAAATATAACATAAATAGGACAACTATCATTGGAACACCCCGCATGATAGAGACATAAACTTTAACCATCTTTTGCAAGATCCTATGCTGCGATCTGCCCATTATGGCTAATAAAATCCCTAAAGTCACACCAGTCATAAAACTCAAGGCCGAGATTCCAATAGTGTAAGGTAAGCCTGATAAGACAAACCAGAGGCTATCCTTCATTAAATTAAAGTCAATAAATTTCATTTCAATGACCTTAGACCTGACTATTCGACATCAGAAACATCAATCGTTTTAAAGTCGTATTTTTTCTCTTTAGACACATCTTGTCCAGCAAAGAATTCTTTAGATAACTTGGTTAAGGTACCATCTTTTTCCATGTCTGCTAATGCTTCATTCATTTTCTTTTGTAGCACTTTATTATCCAGTTTCAAAGCAAAGTTGGCTTGTGAAGGATTATAATAAACGCCTTTTAAGACTTTAACAGGAATATCTGGTAATGCTTTACTTGCCATGGTTTGAAGGTAATAATCGTTCAAGATAACATCTGTACGACCATTGGCAACATCTTCAAGATAAACATCATTGGTCACATTATCATAAATGACTAATTCTGCTCCAAATTTT
This window encodes:
- the parE gene encoding DNA topoisomerase IV subunit B, coding for MAKKEISITNYNDDAIQVLEGLDAVRKRPGMYIGSTDATGLHHLIWEIVDNAVDEALSGFGNEIKVTINKDGSVSVADSGRGMPTGKHAMGIPTVQVIFTVLHAGGKFGQGGYKTSGGLHGVGSSVVNALSKWLEVEITRDGSVYKQRFEDGGKPVTTLKKIGTAAKSKTGTTVTFMPDDSIFSTTDFKFNTIAERLKESAFLLKDVRMSLTDLRGEEPQVEEFHYENGVQDFVEYLNEDKETLTPVIYIEGEDQDFQVQVALQYNDGFSDNILSFVNNVRTKDGGSHETGLKSAITKVMNDYARKTNLLKEKDKNLEGSDYREGLSAVLSILVPEQHLQFEGQTKDKLGSPLARPVVDGIVSEKLTFFLLENGELATNLVRKAIKARDAREAARKARDESRNGKKNKKDKGLLSGKLTPAQSKNAKKNELYLVEGDSAGGSAKQGRDRKFQAILPLRGKVLNTEKAKMADILKNEEINTMVHTIGAGVGADFAIDDINYDKIIIMTDADTDGAHIQTLLLTFFYRYMRPLVEEGHVYIALPPLYKMAKGKGKTEKVAYAWTDGELEDLRKEFGKGAMLQRYKGLGEMNADQLWETTMDPETRTLIRVTIDDLARAERRVSVLMGDKAAPRRQWIEDNVKFTLEENTVLD
- the plsY gene encoding glycerol-3-phosphate 1-O-acyltransferase PlsY, with product MKITLLIIIAYLLGSIPTGLWIGLYFYKINLREHGSGNTGTTNTFRILGVKAGLITLFVDILKGTISTILPLLLGVHSISPILIGFFAVLGHTFPLFAQFKGGKAVATSAGVLLGFAPLFFLFLAVVFVLILYLFSMISLSSILTAVVAVIMVSLSPYFGFLIPHRDLVFVLTVLMLASIIIYRHMDNIKRILAKKENLVPWGLNLLKQAK
- a CDS encoding dihydroorotase — protein: MTLLIKNGRVMDPKTGFDQKADILVEGKSILQIADRINLAADQVIDATGLVVAPGLVDIHVHFREPGQTHKEDIHTGALAAAAGGVTSVVMMANTNPVISDCDVLAQVLESAAKEAIHIYANASVTRHFDGETVTDFKALLEAGAVGFSDDGIPLESSKVLKEALLLAKKEGSFISLHEEDPQLNGILGINEDIAERAFHFCGATGVAEYSMIARDVMIAYDCQAHVHIQHLSKAESVKVVAFAQSLGAHVSAEVAPQHFSKTEDLLLLAGANAKMNPPLRRESDRLAVIEGLKSGVISVIATDHAPHHQSEKAVADICQAPSGMTGLETSLSLGITHLVAEGHLSLMELLEKMTINPASLYEFDAGYLAENGPADLVIFDPDADRLMTDKFASKASNSPFIGDLLKGKVHYTICDGQVVFQD
- a CDS encoding amino acid ABC transporter permease, with the protein product MKFIDFNLMKDSLWFVLSGLPYTIGISALSFMTGVTLGILLAIMGRSQHRILQKMVKVYVSIMRGVPMIVVLFMLYFGMPYFNLQLPALLCAYIGFSLVSSAYISEIFRSSINAVDHGQWEAAQALGISKKRVIQKVILPQALRIAIPPLGNVVVDMIKSSSLAAMITVPDIFQNAKIVGGREWDYMSMYILVAFIYWVLCYLFERFQSYLEDRLRIPT
- a CDS encoding uracil-DNA glycosylase — protein: MEHSTWHRKIKESLPPDYFARINQFLDQVYSQGRVYPKREHIFKALTETPYEDLKVLILGQDPYHGPGQAQGLSFSVPDSIAAPPSLQNILKELSEDIGKRDHHDLTSWAKQGVLLLNACLTVPEHQANAHAGLIWEPFTDAVIQLANAKESPVVFILWGGFARKKKAFITNPKHLVIESAHPSPLSAYRGFFGSRPFSKCNAFLKENQLEPIDWLQ